The Thermaerobacter subterraneus DSM 13965 sequence AGCCGCCCGGATCGGGCTCGTCGCCCTCTGCGTGGACGACGGCGAGGCCCGGGAGGCTGCCCTGAACATTGCCCGCCGGCTGGCCCAGGGCAGCCCGACGGCGATCCGCTGGACCAAGTACGCCCTCAACAACTGGCTGCGGGCCGCGGGTCCGATCTTCGACACCTCGACGGCGCTGGAGTTCCTGGGTTTCACCTTGCCGGATGCCGCCGAGGGCCTGGCTTCGCTACGCGGCAAGCGGCCGCCCCAGTTCGAGGCCAGCTCGCCGCTTTGAGGCACGGGCGCACCTTCGGTAGGGATAGACCCCGCCTGCAGCCCCCACCTCCAGCCCACGCCGGCGGAGGGGGACCCGCCCTGGAGCGGGGGCCGGGCTCGCCGCCACACGGGTGGGGCCGCTCGGTCCGTAGGTGCCCCTTCGCGGCGGGCCCCGATTCCGGGCAACATGCTTGGGGGAACGCGGCCGGGTCCGCGTCACCCGGCGACGCCCGCCGTCCCCCGGCACCCTTCGGCTGGGGCGAATCCCTGCAGGCGGGTCGGCGACTTCCGCCTGCAGGGAGCCTCCTCGCCGCTCGTCACGGTCGAACCCGCCGCCGGGCTGGTCGTGTCGCGGGAGCGAGAGGGGCTGGGGGCCGTGGGGTGCCCCGTGCTTACTTAACTTACTTAACATAATGCCACTTATACGAAGTACAGGACGGCGTCCTGAAGCCAGGTCCCGGGGTCTCACCAGAACCCCGGTGTCCCGCTGCCCGCCGGCCCCCCAGCCCTGGCGGTGGCCACGGAAGGTGGTCGCTCATGGCTTCTCCAGAGAAATCTGCGAATCTGGACGAAGCGACCCAGAGCGGCGGTAAGCCTGCCCATCGCATCCACCGGCTGCGCTGCAACCGGTACCGGTTCCTCCGCCCAGGTACGGCTCCGCCGCAATGTGGCTGCCCGCTACCCGCCCGAAAAATCCCGATCGGCGGACGGTTGCATGCTCACCCGGTGTACCGCTGCCGAGCAGCGGGCCCGCAGGATGCCTTCCGGCAAACACAAGGAATGAATCGCTCACAAGACATCCGTAAGAAAAGGCCGGGAGGATGGCCGTATACCATGGGCGGTGCGGCGGCCGGCAGCGGGCCGCCCTGCACCGGATGTCTGGGGTCCGCGGTGCTCCGCCTACCGGAGAACCTCGGGTGGCAGGACCAGGACCATACCGGGCCGTAGTGCCGGGGATGTTAGGCCGTTGGCCTCCATCACGGCCGCCACCAGATCCCGGGGATCCCGGTCGCTGCGCCCATACCGCTCCACAATGGCCCAGATGCGATCGCCCCGCCGGACGACCACCTGGTTCCCCTGCAATAAGGCAGCCTCCCCAGCGCCATCGCCATTCGTGGTCGACGCTTGCGGTGACCTCCCGGCCCGTGCCGCCGGATCCGCGCCCCCTGGATGACGGGCCACCTTTTGAACCGGCGGCTTGGCCGCACCCTCGTCCGAAGCCACCGCCCGTGCCGGCCAGAGCCCGCCGCCCCAGGCTACGCCCAGGATCACCCCTGTCACAAGAACCAGCGCGGCCACGGTCCGCCCAGGCCGGCCCCATCGGTACCGGCGGCGCCTGAAAGCGCCCGCCGCCGGCCGGCCGCTTCGGCCCCTACCGTCGCCAAAGGGTCTGGCACCCCGGCACTGAACCCGTACTGCCACGGTCATCCCCCCGGTACCGAAACATGTGTTCGGGTCCCATCATACCATGGAACATCCGTTCGGTGTCAAGGGACAAAAATCTGGCGACGGTGCGTCCCATCATGCAGGAATTCCCACGCGGGGTCCGAACAACTGTTTGTGGAACCTGCTTTCGATCCGTACAATGGGTGCAGGGCGGGTGCAGGGCGGTCCGCCGGCGCCCGAAGCCGGCAGCGCCGGCGTCACGGCGCCAAGGTGGTGGAAAAGGCCGATCCACCGGGTTAGGAACCGGGGCGGCCTAAGCAGCGGGAAAAGGGCCCGCGGCGGTGGGAGGTGCCGACTTGGAAGAGCTGACCCGCAGGCAGCGGCAGATTCTCGATTACATCAAGGCGTCGATCCGCGAGCGAGGCTATCCCCCTTCGGTACGGGAAATCGGGGAAGCGGTGGGCCTGAAGAGCACATCCACCGTCCACACCTATCTGGCGAGGCTGGAGCGAAAGGGCTACATCCGCCGCGATCCCACCAAGCCGCGGGCCATCGAGGTCCTGGAGGAATCCGGCCTGCGGACGCGGACGGTGCCGGTCCCCCTGGTGGGGCAGGTGACCGCGGGCCAGCCGATCCTGGCGGTCGAGAACATCGAGGACGTCCTCCCCCTCCCGACGGAGCTGGTGCCCGAGGGGGAGGTGTTCGCCCTGCGCATCCGCGGCGACAGCATGATCGGGGCGGGCATCCTGGACGGTGACTACGTCATCGTCCGCCGGCAGGAAACGGCCGACAACGGGGACATCGTGGTCGCCCTGATCGACGATGAAGCGACGGTGAAGCGGTTCTACCGGGAGCGCGACGGCATCCGGTTGCAGCCGGAGAATCCGGCCATGGAACCCATCCGCGTGCGGACGGCCCGTATCCTCGGGAAGGTGGTGGCCCTTCTGCGCCGGATGATTTGAGACCGGGGTGATCAAGGCCGATTCAAGGCCAGGAATGCCCCGGACCGCGGCACCTGACCCGCGGCGCGGCCTCATGCGAGGACCCGT is a genomic window containing:
- a CDS encoding LysM peptidoglycan-binding domain-containing protein, yielding MQGNQVVVRRGDRIWAIVERYGRSDRDPRDLVAAVMEANGLTSPALRPGMVLVLPPEVLR
- the lexA gene encoding transcriptional repressor LexA, with translation MEELTRRQRQILDYIKASIRERGYPPSVREIGEAVGLKSTSTVHTYLARLERKGYIRRDPTKPRAIEVLEESGLRTRTVPVPLVGQVTAGQPILAVENIEDVLPLPTELVPEGEVFALRIRGDSMIGAGILDGDYVIVRRQETADNGDIVVALIDDEATVKRFYRERDGIRLQPENPAMEPIRVRTARILGKVVALLRRMI